A window of the Streptomyces sp. Ag109_O5-10 genome harbors these coding sequences:
- a CDS encoding helix-turn-helix transcriptional regulator, which translates to MLLGSQLRRLREARGITREAAGYSIRASESKISRMELGRVSFKTRDVEDLLTLYGITDEAEREQLLSLAREANVAGWWHSYSDVLPTWFPTYVGLEGAAHLIRAYEVQFVHGLLQTEEYARAVVRRGMRGASEADVERRVTLRLERQKYLVAENAPDFHIVLDEAALRRPYGDREVMRGQLQHLVEISERPNVRLQIMPFSFGGHSGEGGSFTILSFPESDLSDVVYLEQLTSALYLDKREDVAQYEQALKELQQDSPGPDESRDLLRGLLQLS; encoded by the coding sequence ATGCTGCTCGGCTCGCAACTCAGGCGGCTGCGCGAGGCCCGGGGGATCACTCGTGAGGCCGCCGGGTACTCGATCCGTGCCTCCGAGTCGAAGATCAGTCGCATGGAGCTGGGCCGGGTGAGCTTCAAGACCAGGGACGTGGAAGACCTGTTGACGCTGTACGGCATCACCGACGAGGCCGAGCGCGAACAGCTGCTCTCCCTCGCCCGGGAGGCCAACGTCGCCGGCTGGTGGCACAGTTACTCCGACGTCCTGCCGACCTGGTTCCCCACCTATGTCGGCCTGGAGGGCGCGGCCCACCTCATCCGTGCCTACGAGGTGCAGTTCGTCCACGGCCTCCTCCAGACCGAGGAGTACGCGCGCGCCGTGGTGCGGCGCGGTATGAGGGGAGCGAGCGAGGCCGACGTCGAACGGCGGGTCACGCTGCGCCTGGAGCGGCAGAAGTACCTGGTGGCCGAAAACGCCCCCGACTTCCACATCGTCCTCGACGAGGCCGCCCTGCGCCGACCCTACGGCGACCGCGAGGTGATGCGCGGCCAGCTCCAGCACCTCGTGGAGATCTCCGAACGACCCAACGTGCGGCTGCAGATCATGCCGTTCAGCTTCGGCGGGCACTCCGGGGAGGGTGGTTCGTTCACCATCCTGAGCTTCCCCGAGTCGGACCTGTCCGACGTGGTCTACCTGGAGCAGCTCACCAGCGCCCTCTACCTCGACAAGCGCGAGGACGTAGCCCAGTACGAGCAGGCGCTCAAGGAACTCCAGCAGGACAGCCCGGGACCGGACGAGAGCCGGGACCTGCTGCGCGGGCTGCTCCAGCTCTCCTAG
- a CDS encoding ATP-binding protein, giving the protein MLKPLRQGLPPLDPAAVSNAASCALPARFEAVREARLFTRRTLGQWDVGDRFDDICLVVSELVTNALRHAVPGETDRLAPPQAPAVRLHLMRWTGRLVCAVRDPSHETPVPRASDDSSAESGRGLFLVDSFSDGWGWHPLAGTLSGKVVWALFRLQAAD; this is encoded by the coding sequence ATGCTCAAGCCATTACGGCAGGGCCTTCCGCCGCTTGATCCCGCGGCCGTGTCCAACGCCGCCTCCTGCGCCCTGCCCGCCCGCTTCGAAGCGGTGCGCGAGGCCCGCCTGTTCACCCGGAGAACGCTCGGCCAGTGGGACGTCGGCGACCGCTTCGACGACATCTGTCTCGTCGTCTCGGAACTCGTCACCAACGCCCTGCGGCACGCGGTGCCCGGCGAGACCGACCGCCTCGCGCCGCCGCAGGCGCCGGCGGTGCGGCTGCACCTGATGCGGTGGACCGGACGGCTGGTGTGCGCGGTGCGCGACCCCAGCCACGAGACGCCCGTCCCGCGCGCCTCCGACGACTCCTCCGCGGAGTCCGGCCGCGGGCTGTTCCTGGTCGACTCGTTCAGCGACGGCTGGGGCTGGCACCCGCTGGCGGGCACCCTCAGCGGCAAGGTCGTGTGGGCGCTGTTCCGGCTGCAGGCCGCCGACTGA
- a CDS encoding DUF397 domain-containing protein, with amino-acid sequence MDLDVDGVYGGFDVYNGMAATQLDGVAWQKSRHSNSQGSCVEFARLPGGDVAVRNSRFPDGPALVYTRAEIEAMLLGVKDGEFDHLITS; translated from the coding sequence GTGGACCTCGACGTTGACGGCGTGTACGGGGGGTTTGACGTGTACAACGGCATGGCTGCCACGCAGCTGGACGGAGTGGCCTGGCAGAAGAGCAGGCACAGCAACTCGCAGGGCTCCTGCGTGGAGTTCGCCCGGCTGCCGGGCGGCGACGTGGCGGTCCGCAACTCGCGCTTCCCGGACGGGCCGGCGCTCGTCTACACGCGTGCCGAGATCGAGGCGATGCTGCTCGGCGTCAAGGACGGCGAGTTCGACCACCTGATCACGAGCTGA
- a CDS encoding DUF4232 domain-containing protein, with translation MRAIPLTVTAVAAALALTACNDGGSSSSGKNSSACKIGKVSVQVGSASVAPAAGDTGEVPVSITNQSAPCTLEGFAAVTLKAGGTSAAVGAQPGAKSVQLKLAKGDSATFSISYVRGKDGDKASLAATSLTVALPGGDATESFPWKYGAVAGQGTAEKPNASVGAFQQAGD, from the coding sequence ATGCGCGCCATTCCGCTCACCGTCACCGCCGTCGCCGCCGCCCTGGCCCTGACCGCCTGCAATGACGGCGGCTCCAGCTCCAGCGGCAAGAACAGCTCGGCCTGCAAGATCGGCAAGGTCTCCGTCCAGGTCGGCTCCGCGAGCGTGGCGCCCGCCGCGGGGGACACCGGCGAGGTACCGGTGAGCATCACCAACCAGAGCGCGCCGTGCACCCTGGAGGGTTTCGCCGCCGTCACCCTGAAGGCGGGCGGTACGTCGGCGGCCGTCGGCGCGCAGCCGGGTGCGAAGAGCGTGCAGCTCAAGCTCGCCAAGGGGGACTCCGCGACGTTCTCCATCAGCTACGTGCGCGGCAAGGACGGCGACAAGGCGAGCCTCGCGGCCACGTCGCTGACGGTGGCCCTGCCGGGGGGCGACGCGACGGAGAGCTTCCCGTGGAAGTACGGGGCGGTGGCGGGCCAGGGGACGGCGGAGAAGCCGAACGCCTCGGTGGGGGCGTTTCAGCAGGCGGGGGACTGA
- a CDS encoding DUF2786 domain-containing protein — MTTSQPSTVDRAFQSALYDDTDTGLDTGASLLAADSGADVELARRGREFVAAAWRRGWQPADVVRLVRRELDDPHVRLAAGLIRAQAPDDRPRGPRWRDQLDALPQTDGHARVGDRFSHATVVLELYRLLLRLPALEPLDEPRPTAAGHRPESRMLTRIRALLAKAEATGFPEEAEALSAKAQELMARHSVDEALLAAGAPTPDAPGACRIGVEPPYEQAKAVLLDAVATANHCRAVWNEPLAFSTVVGFEADLEVVELLHTSLLVQATHAMTKAEAAQRAGGRKRTKTFRQSFLAAYAHRVGDRLRAAARSALADTDPSRDLLPVLATRELAVTDRMAQMFPDTTTTRLRGITDEAGWTEGTKAADQAQVHSHPQLP, encoded by the coding sequence GTGACCACTAGCCAGCCCAGCACCGTCGACCGAGCTTTCCAGAGCGCCCTGTACGACGACACCGACACCGGCCTCGACACGGGCGCGTCCCTCCTCGCGGCAGACTCCGGCGCCGACGTGGAACTCGCGCGGCGAGGCCGGGAGTTCGTCGCTGCCGCCTGGCGGCGCGGCTGGCAGCCCGCCGACGTCGTACGGCTGGTACGGCGCGAGCTGGACGACCCGCACGTACGGCTCGCCGCCGGGCTGATCCGGGCGCAGGCACCGGACGACCGGCCGCGCGGCCCCCGCTGGCGGGACCAGCTCGACGCGCTGCCGCAGACGGACGGCCACGCACGTGTGGGGGACCGTTTCTCGCACGCCACCGTCGTCCTGGAGCTCTACCGCCTGCTGCTGCGGCTGCCCGCCCTGGAGCCCCTGGACGAGCCCCGGCCCACTGCGGCCGGGCACCGCCCGGAGTCCCGCATGCTCACCCGGATCCGCGCGCTGCTCGCCAAGGCGGAGGCGACCGGCTTTCCGGAGGAGGCGGAGGCGCTCAGCGCCAAGGCGCAGGAACTGATGGCCCGGCACAGCGTGGACGAGGCGCTGCTCGCCGCGGGGGCGCCCACGCCGGACGCGCCGGGTGCCTGCCGGATCGGCGTCGAGCCGCCGTACGAGCAGGCCAAGGCGGTGCTGCTGGACGCGGTGGCCACGGCCAACCACTGCCGCGCGGTGTGGAACGAGCCGCTGGCCTTCTCCACGGTCGTCGGCTTCGAGGCGGACCTGGAGGTGGTCGAACTGCTCCACACCTCGCTGCTGGTGCAGGCCACCCACGCGATGACGAAGGCGGAGGCGGCGCAGCGGGCGGGCGGCCGCAAGCGTACGAAGACCTTCCGCCAGTCCTTCCTGGCGGCCTACGCCCACCGGGTCGGCGACCGCCTCAGAGCAGCGGCCCGGTCGGCCCTCGCCGACACCGACCCGTCCCGGGACCTGCTTCCGGTCCTGGCCACGAGAGAGCTGGCCGTCACCGACCGCATGGCCCAGATGTTCCCGGACACCACCACGACCCGCCTGCGTGGCATAACCGACGAGGCCGGCTGGACAGAGGGCACAAAAGCAGCCGACCAGGCCCAGGTCCACTCACACCCCCAACTCCCCTGA
- a CDS encoding Clp protease N-terminal domain-containing protein codes for MATDPNITASVRLDDLIAAIKKVHPEPLDQLQDAVIAADHLGDVADHLIGHFVDQARRSGASWSEIGKSMGVTRQAAQKRFVPKESAALDPGQGFDRYTPRARNVVMAAHNEAVAARNSEGRPEHLVLGLLAEPDGIAAKAILAQGVLLDTVRQAATDALPPASDDAPDLVPYGPEAKKALELTFREALRLGHNYIGTEHLLLALLEHENGDGVLSGLGITKPATEEYMTKVLSLLLEQKNAAAEAAGAAAMLDGADGEGTGTGAGTGTGTGTGAGAG; via the coding sequence ATGGCTACCGACCCGAACATCACGGCATCCGTACGCCTCGACGACCTCATCGCGGCGATCAAGAAGGTGCACCCCGAACCTCTCGACCAGCTCCAGGACGCGGTGATCGCCGCCGACCACCTGGGCGACGTGGCCGACCACCTGATCGGCCACTTCGTCGACCAGGCCCGGCGCTCGGGCGCGTCCTGGTCCGAGATCGGCAAGAGCATGGGCGTGACCCGGCAGGCGGCACAGAAGCGCTTCGTGCCGAAGGAGTCCGCCGCCCTCGACCCCGGCCAGGGCTTCGACCGCTACACCCCCCGCGCGCGGAACGTGGTGATGGCGGCCCACAACGAGGCGGTCGCGGCCCGAAACTCCGAGGGCCGCCCCGAGCACCTGGTCCTCGGCCTGCTGGCCGAACCGGACGGCATCGCGGCGAAGGCGATCCTCGCGCAGGGCGTCCTGCTCGACACCGTGCGCCAGGCGGCGACGGACGCGCTGCCGCCGGCCTCGGACGACGCCCCCGACCTCGTCCCCTACGGCCCGGAGGCCAAGAAGGCCCTCGAACTCACCTTCCGCGAGGCGCTCCGCCTCGGCCACAACTACATCGGCACCGAACACCTGCTGCTGGCCCTCCTGGAACACGAGAACGGCGACGGCGTCCTCAGCGGACTGGGCATCACCAAACCGGCGACCGAGGAGTACATGACCAAGGTGCTGTCGCTGCTGCTGGAGCAGAAGAACGCGGCGGCCGAGGCTGCGGGTGCGGCCGCGATGCTGGACGGCGCGGACGGCGAGGGGACCGGGACGGGGGCGGGGACCGGGACGGGGACGGGGACGGGGGCGGGGGCGGGCTGA
- a CDS encoding bifunctional 3'-5' exonuclease/DNA polymerase has protein sequence MTDRWALAPAEDGGVDVAPLGPDGLPAGPVRREPDLAGAVRGRPEVTRWVWRSTAEVYPRLLATGVRVERCYDIEDAETLLLGHEGRSGEPRSAAAALARLRGGPVPPDPPQRAAEPGAQSPLFEPQGAARLTLDELLAVYAEQQRRHDRAEHPDRMRLLTAAESAGMLIAAEMNGAGVPWSAEVHREVLRELLGERYAGGGEPRRLAELADEVSAAFGRRVRPDLPADVVKAFAQAGIKVKSTRRWELSGIDHPAVKPLLAYKKLYRIWVAHGWTWLQDWVRDGRFRPEFHAGGTVTGRWVTNGGGALQIPKVIRRAAVADPGWRLVVADADQMEPRVLAAISRDPGLMEVAGRETDLYQAVSDRAFSGDRAQAKLAVLGAVYGQTSGDGLKNLAALRRRFPKAVAYVDEAARAGEEGRLVRTWLGRTCPPATGAGDGTEEAGMPQEEPEEQAAEGWVPGYASTNSRARGRFARNFVVQGSAADWALLMLAALRRTCADLAAELVFFQHDEVIVHCPEEEAETVVAAIREAADLAGRLTFGQTPVRFPFTTAVVECYADAK, from the coding sequence ATGACCGACCGGTGGGCTCTCGCTCCGGCCGAGGACGGTGGCGTGGACGTCGCCCCCCTCGGTCCGGACGGGCTGCCCGCCGGGCCGGTGCGGCGGGAGCCCGATCTCGCCGGGGCGGTCAGGGGCCGCCCGGAGGTGACGCGCTGGGTGTGGCGGTCGACCGCCGAGGTCTACCCGCGTCTGCTCGCCACGGGGGTGCGAGTGGAGCGGTGCTACGACATCGAGGACGCCGAGACACTTCTGCTGGGCCACGAGGGACGCTCCGGCGAGCCGCGTTCGGCCGCCGCCGCCCTGGCCCGCCTCCGCGGCGGCCCCGTACCGCCCGACCCGCCGCAGCGCGCGGCCGAACCGGGCGCGCAGTCCCCGCTGTTCGAGCCGCAGGGCGCCGCCCGCCTGACGCTCGACGAACTCCTCGCGGTCTACGCCGAGCAGCAGCGCCGCCACGACCGGGCCGAACACCCGGACCGGATGCGGTTGCTGACCGCCGCCGAGTCGGCCGGGATGCTGATCGCCGCCGAGATGAACGGCGCGGGTGTGCCCTGGAGTGCCGAGGTCCACCGCGAGGTGCTGCGCGAACTGCTCGGCGAGCGGTACGCGGGCGGCGGCGAGCCGCGCCGCCTGGCCGAGCTGGCCGACGAGGTGTCGGCCGCGTTCGGCAGGCGGGTGCGCCCGGACCTGCCGGCCGACGTGGTCAAGGCCTTCGCCCAGGCCGGGATCAAGGTGAAGTCCACCCGCCGTTGGGAGCTCTCCGGCATCGATCATCCGGCCGTGAAGCCACTCCTCGCCTACAAGAAGCTGTACCGGATCTGGGTGGCGCACGGCTGGACCTGGCTCCAGGACTGGGTGCGCGACGGCCGCTTCCGGCCCGAGTTCCACGCGGGCGGCACGGTCACCGGGCGCTGGGTGACCAACGGCGGGGGCGCGCTGCAGATCCCCAAGGTGATCCGGCGGGCCGCGGTCGCCGACCCCGGCTGGCGTCTGGTCGTGGCCGACGCCGACCAGATGGAACCCCGCGTGCTGGCGGCGATCTCCCGCGACCCCGGGCTGATGGAGGTCGCCGGGCGGGAGACCGACCTCTACCAGGCCGTCTCCGACCGCGCCTTCTCCGGCGACCGCGCACAGGCCAAGCTCGCCGTCCTCGGCGCGGTCTACGGCCAGACCTCGGGCGACGGGCTGAAGAACCTGGCCGCGCTCAGACGCCGTTTCCCCAAGGCGGTCGCCTACGTCGACGAGGCGGCGCGGGCCGGCGAGGAGGGCCGGCTGGTACGCACCTGGCTGGGCCGGACCTGCCCGCCGGCGACCGGCGCGGGCGACGGCACCGAGGAGGCGGGCATGCCTCAGGAGGAGCCGGAGGAGCAGGCGGCCGAGGGCTGGGTGCCGGGCTACGCCTCCACGAACTCCCGGGCCAGAGGCCGCTTCGCGCGCAACTTCGTGGTCCAGGGCAGCGCCGCCGACTGGGCCCTGCTGATGCTCGCGGCGCTGCGCAGGACCTGCGCGGACCTGGCGGCCGAGCTGGTCTTCTTCCAGCACGACGAGGTGATCGTGCACTGCCCCGAGGAGGAGGCCGAGACGGTCGTGGCGGCGATACGCGAGGCGGCCGACCTGGCCGGACGGCTGACGTTCGGGCAGACACCGGTGCGGTTCCCGTTCACGACGGCGGTGGTGGAGTGCTACGCCGACGCGAAGTGA
- a CDS encoding BTAD domain-containing putative transcriptional regulator, with translation MRRYELRFGLLGPPVLYDAADVRPIGSPKVRALLAALLLEAGRVVSVESLREALWGGAPPVSARASLHNHVTRLRRLLDDPERLRAVPPGYLLRVDDGELDVDVFEVRVAQARAAHGRREWDRVLRACADALALWRGSPLGGLPAELGGFAFVQRLEEARLLLLEWRYDAELALGGPRLDSVVPELAALVAEYPLREAYHRQLMLALHRGGRQAEALAVHRDLRNRLREELGIEPGPAVRRAHVEVLRGSGVVGGAPTHKGVSGGGRDAGALRPVAQFPAPLGGASPGRRPEAEDADLDQPLDPRSTRDDSPSLRPAQLPPPPAHFTGRTGMREELTRTLTRPSGAVPVLVVLSGMAGVGKSALALRVAHQLRNRFPDGQLYVNLHGATPGVTPLTPGQALAALLRDLGADPRHIPEHPDAAAALLRSLLAPTRTLLLLDDAANAAQVRPLLPGGPGCAVIVTSRSPLTALDGARRFPLGPLTSEDSAALLRAVSGRAEIDAGHPLVGLTGRLPLALRVVAARLAARRALTPEVLAGQLAATEDRLRHLEYDDLSVRRSLAVAHDALAGSERVPDRDAALVLRHLGALDLPTYGALLIARLTGTDERRAEAALDRLVDVALLEETAYGRYTPHDLVRDFARELADGADGTEGGGRTDGSDGTDGTDGTDGTDRTEAALTALRWFAAVAERALLAILEPGRDQSDRRRPTTAQPPEHERYAAALPSFECAEHAFAWGDMELENIVALVERYADTADARISAYLSTLVRLLYPYVLRSGRVAEMEVLGTAALAAARRLGDEPAEAYALGDLAGLRFLTGRHREALALTDGALALWRRLGMVSWVRRALNNRGLLLEGLGRYVESAEALRQSLDYSRQLNDPYGEAVTHSHLGNLYEHTDPRAAIEQHRRSLAIGDAIGAVILQHSAHCNIGYAQLRLGEPAAAAAHFEESLRILGGHGDWHGESQTRLGLVRALRALGRTGPAHHECAELLRRADARADRYSGGLARHQLGLLLREQGRTEEAHGVWREALTALDGTDEPDVLVELRGLLASGD, from the coding sequence ATGCGGCGGTACGAGCTGCGGTTCGGACTGCTCGGACCTCCTGTCCTCTACGACGCGGCCGACGTACGCCCCATCGGCAGCCCCAAGGTGCGCGCGCTGCTCGCCGCGCTGCTCCTGGAGGCCGGGCGGGTCGTCTCCGTCGAGTCGCTGCGGGAGGCGCTGTGGGGCGGGGCGCCCCCGGTGTCGGCGCGCGCCTCGCTGCACAACCACGTCACCCGGCTGCGCCGGCTCCTCGACGACCCGGAGCGGCTGCGGGCCGTACCGCCCGGATATCTCCTGCGTGTCGACGACGGTGAACTGGACGTCGACGTGTTCGAGGTCCGGGTGGCCCAGGCGCGCGCGGCGCACGGGCGGCGGGAATGGGATCGGGTGCTGCGCGCCTGCGCCGACGCGCTCGCGCTCTGGCGTGGCAGCCCGCTCGGGGGCCTCCCCGCCGAACTCGGCGGCTTCGCCTTCGTGCAGCGCCTGGAGGAGGCCCGGCTGCTGCTCCTGGAGTGGCGCTACGACGCGGAACTCGCCCTCGGCGGGCCCCGGCTGGACAGCGTCGTACCGGAACTGGCGGCGCTCGTCGCGGAGTACCCGCTCCGCGAGGCCTATCACCGCCAGCTGATGCTCGCCCTCCACCGCGGCGGGCGGCAGGCCGAGGCCCTCGCCGTCCACCGCGACCTGCGCAACCGCCTGCGCGAGGAACTCGGCATCGAGCCCGGCCCCGCGGTACGCCGGGCCCATGTGGAGGTGCTGCGGGGGAGCGGCGTGGTGGGGGGAGCGCCGACGCACAAGGGTGTCTCGGGCGGTGGACGGGACGCGGGTGCGCTACGGCCGGTCGCGCAGTTCCCCGCTCCCCTGGGAGGCGCGTCGCCTGGCCGTCGGCCGGAAGCCGAAGACGCTGATCTCGACCAGCCCCTTGACCCGCGTTCCACGCGCGACGACTCCCCGTCCCTCCGTCCCGCCCAACTCCCGCCTCCCCCGGCTCACTTCACGGGTCGGACCGGCATGCGGGAGGAACTGACCCGCACCCTCACCCGTCCGTCCGGGGCCGTCCCTGTCCTCGTCGTCCTCAGCGGCATGGCCGGCGTCGGCAAGAGCGCGCTCGCCCTGCGCGTGGCGCACCAGCTGAGGAATCGTTTCCCCGACGGCCAGCTCTACGTCAACCTGCACGGCGCCACGCCCGGCGTGACCCCGCTCACCCCCGGCCAGGCGCTCGCCGCGCTGCTGCGGGACCTCGGCGCCGACCCCCGGCACATCCCCGAACACCCGGACGCGGCCGCCGCGTTGCTGCGCTCCCTGCTCGCACCGACCCGCACCCTGCTGCTCCTCGACGACGCCGCGAACGCCGCCCAGGTGCGGCCGCTGCTCCCCGGCGGACCCGGCTGCGCGGTGATCGTCACCAGCCGTTCGCCGCTCACCGCGCTCGACGGCGCCCGCCGTTTCCCGCTCGGGCCGCTGACCAGCGAGGACAGCGCGGCGCTGCTGCGCGCGGTCAGCGGGCGTGCGGAGATCGACGCCGGTCACCCGCTCGTCGGCCTCACCGGACGGCTCCCGCTCGCCCTGCGCGTGGTGGCCGCCCGGCTGGCCGCCCGCCGTGCCCTCACCCCCGAGGTGCTGGCCGGTCAACTGGCCGCCACCGAGGACAGGCTGCGCCACCTCGAATACGACGACCTCAGCGTCCGGCGCTCCCTCGCCGTGGCCCATGACGCCCTGGCCGGCTCCGAGCGCGTCCCCGACCGCGACGCCGCCCTCGTCCTGCGCCACCTCGGCGCCCTCGATCTGCCCACCTACGGCGCCCTCCTGATCGCCCGGCTCACCGGCACCGACGAGCGCCGCGCCGAGGCCGCCCTGGACCGGCTGGTCGACGTCGCCCTGCTGGAGGAGACCGCGTACGGTCGCTACACCCCGCACGACCTGGTACGGGACTTCGCCCGCGAGCTGGCCGACGGGGCTGACGGGACCGAAGGGGGCGGTCGTACCGACGGTTCTGACGGTACTGACGGTACTGACGGCACTGACGGCACTGACCGAACCGAGGCCGCTCTCACCGCTCTGCGCTGGTTCGCCGCCGTCGCCGAGCGCGCTCTCCTGGCGATCCTCGAGCCGGGACGCGACCAGAGCGACCGCCGCCGGCCCACCACCGCCCAGCCGCCCGAACACGAGCGGTACGCCGCCGCCCTGCCCTCCTTCGAGTGCGCCGAGCACGCCTTCGCCTGGGGCGACATGGAGCTGGAGAACATCGTCGCCCTGGTGGAGCGGTACGCCGACACCGCCGACGCGCGGATCAGCGCCTACCTCTCCACCCTCGTCCGGCTCCTCTACCCCTACGTCCTGCGCAGCGGCCGGGTCGCCGAGATGGAGGTGCTCGGCACCGCCGCCCTGGCCGCCGCCCGGCGCCTCGGAGACGAGCCCGCCGAGGCCTACGCGCTGGGCGACCTCGCCGGCCTGCGCTTCCTCACCGGCCGCCACCGGGAGGCCCTCGCCCTGACCGACGGGGCGTTGGCCCTGTGGCGGCGGCTGGGCATGGTCTCCTGGGTCCGGCGCGCCCTGAACAACCGGGGGCTGTTGCTCGAGGGGCTCGGCCGGTACGTCGAGTCGGCCGAGGCGCTGCGGCAGAGCCTGGACTACTCCCGGCAGCTGAACGACCCCTACGGCGAGGCCGTCACCCACAGCCATCTCGGCAACCTCTACGAGCACACCGACCCGCGCGCCGCCATCGAGCAGCACCGGCGCTCCCTCGCGATCGGGGACGCCATCGGCGCCGTCATCCTGCAGCACTCGGCGCACTGCAACATCGGCTACGCCCAGCTCCGCCTCGGTGAACCGGCGGCGGCCGCCGCGCACTTCGAGGAGAGCCTGCGCATTCTCGGCGGCCACGGCGACTGGCACGGCGAGTCCCAGACCCGGCTCGGTCTGGTCCGCGCGCTGCGCGCCCTCGGCCGGACCGGCCCCGCCCACCACGAGTGCGCCGAACTCCTGCGCCGCGCCGACGCCCGCGCCGACCGCTACAGCGGTGGTCTCGCCCGCCACCAACTCGGCCTGCTCCTGCGCGAGCAGGGGCGCACCGAGGAGGCGCACGGTGTCTGGCGCGAGGCCCTCACGGCCCTGGACGGCACGGACGAGCCGGACGTCCTCGTGGAGCTGCGCGGCCTGCTGGCATCCGGCGACTGA
- a CDS encoding glycosyltransferase family 2 protein codes for MAEPRLAVAVVTMGNRPDEVDALLRSVAKQDLAPARIVIVGNGCRLPEFARRLDLPGEVTTVDVEDNLGCPGGRNVALATLRAFGDVDVVVELDDDGLLVDVEVFRQVRDLFAADPRLGIVGFRIADERGVTQRRHVPRVGNADPMRGGYVTGFLGGGHALRMAMLAETGDWPAEFFFAHEETDLAWRAADAGWRILYAPELLLQHPRTSPARHAVYFRVTARNRVWLTRRRLPLPLIPVHLGVWILITLLRARSTGGLRAWFAGFAEGLREPAGERRPMRWRTVWRLTRLGRPPVV; via the coding sequence ATGGCGGAGCCGAGGCTCGCGGTTGCCGTGGTGACCATGGGGAACCGGCCCGACGAAGTCGACGCCCTGCTCAGGTCCGTCGCCAAGCAGGACCTCGCCCCGGCCCGCATCGTGATCGTCGGCAACGGCTGCCGGCTGCCCGAGTTCGCCCGCCGACTCGACCTGCCAGGCGAGGTCACCACCGTCGACGTCGAGGACAACCTCGGCTGCCCCGGCGGTCGCAACGTCGCCCTCGCCACCCTGCGCGCGTTCGGCGACGTGGACGTCGTCGTCGAACTGGACGACGACGGCCTGCTCGTCGACGTCGAGGTGTTCCGGCAGGTACGGGACCTGTTCGCCGCCGATCCCCGCCTCGGCATCGTCGGCTTCCGCATCGCGGACGAACGCGGTGTGACCCAGCGACGGCACGTGCCGCGCGTCGGCAATGCCGACCCCATGCGCGGGGGTTACGTCACCGGGTTCCTCGGCGGCGGGCACGCCCTGCGCATGGCCATGCTCGCCGAGACCGGAGACTGGCCCGCCGAGTTCTTCTTCGCGCACGAGGAGACCGACCTCGCCTGGCGTGCCGCCGACGCCGGCTGGCGGATCCTCTACGCGCCCGAGCTGCTCCTCCAGCACCCCCGGACCTCGCCTGCCCGGCATGCCGTCTACTTCCGCGTCACCGCCCGCAACCGCGTCTGGCTGACCCGCCGTCGGCTGCCCCTGCCGCTCATCCCGGTCCACCTCGGCGTCTGGATACTGATCACGCTCCTGCGCGCCCGTTCGACGGGCGGCCTGCGGGCCTGGTTCGCCGGTTTCGCCGAGGGGCTGCGCGAGCCGGCCGGGGAGCGCCGCCCGATGCGCTGGCGCACGGTCTGGCGGCTCACGCGACTCGGGCGCCCGCCCGTCGTCTGA